The following are encoded in a window of Chitinophagaceae bacterium genomic DNA:
- a CDS encoding phosphodiester glycosidase family protein, which yields MIKCKEMRKRWRDRLSVFTCKWPGIYYRVVIYLFFLLLNQPVSFAQVKWVNVDSLYAPLPSSVQVFKTTDPLDGNPFIAYYVKAKLKDRNLNFTVDTTLGRRLTPAKFYEKNGQPLLVVNCTFFNFDKNQNLNTVIKEGKLVGYNNHSLPMRGKDTFQYRHPLASAFGIDRKRNADIAWTLTDSSRKFAYASQVPGMKPVKDSVSRPSFQYLLHNYSYLSYKKWKMRTAIGGGPVIVQNGQVKISNEEELKFAGKAINDKHPRTCIGYTNNGHLIILVIQGRFPGLAEGATLEQEAKLLIDLGCVEALNLDGGGSSCMLINGKETIEPSDKGGQRPVPAVFIISKN from the coding sequence ATGATAAAATGCAAAGAGATGCGGAAAAGATGGAGGGACCGGTTATCAGTATTCACATGTAAATGGCCGGGTATTTATTACCGGGTTGTTATATACCTGTTCTTTTTATTATTAAATCAGCCAGTATCTTTTGCCCAGGTCAAATGGGTAAATGTTGATTCTTTGTATGCCCCCTTGCCGTCTTCGGTACAGGTTTTTAAAACAACCGATCCGCTGGACGGGAACCCATTCATTGCGTATTATGTAAAGGCAAAACTGAAGGACAGAAACCTCAATTTTACTGTAGATACCACGCTTGGCAGAAGGTTGACCCCCGCTAAATTTTATGAGAAGAACGGCCAGCCGCTCCTGGTGGTGAATTGTACATTCTTCAATTTTGATAAGAACCAGAACCTGAATACAGTGATCAAGGAAGGAAAACTGGTTGGGTATAACAACCATTCTCTTCCCATGCGGGGAAAGGATACCTTTCAATACAGGCACCCATTGGCAAGTGCTTTTGGAATTGACCGGAAACGGAATGCGGATATTGCATGGACATTGACTGATTCTTCCAGGAAATTTGCTTATGCCAGCCAGGTACCAGGTATGAAACCGGTCAAGGACTCCGTTTCAAGACCTTCGTTCCAATACCTTCTCCATAACTATTCCTATTTGAGCTATAAAAAGTGGAAGATGAGAACTGCCATTGGCGGTGGCCCCGTGATCGTGCAGAACGGGCAGGTGAAGATCAGCAATGAAGAGGAATTGAAATTTGCCGGTAAGGCAATCAACGATAAACATCCCCGTACCTGCATTGGGTATACAAATAACGGCCATCTCATCATCCTGGTCATCCAGGGCCGTTTTCCCGGCCTTGCCGAAGGTGCTACCCTTGAACAGGAAGCCAAACTGCTGATAGACCTTGGCTGCGTGGAAGCCCTGAACCTCGATGGCGGCGGCAGCAGCTGCATGCTCATTAATGGCAAAGAGACCATTGAACCCAGTGATAAGGGAGGCCAGCGACCGGTTCCTGCTGTCTTCATCATCTCAAAGAACTGA
- a CDS encoding DUF4382 domain-containing protein: MKKLTLGLSLALAAVVFAVISCQKESSNNSGTSTLNIRLTDAPTHFDEVNVDIREVRVKFSDDTLSTGGWVTLNTYPGIYNLLDYQNGVDTLLATGAFPTEVVKEIRFILGPNNTIVDTLGVVHALTIPSGAESGLKIKVNKRLQETLETIIIDFDAALSVKQEGNGDYKLRPVLRVR, translated from the coding sequence ATGAAAAAGCTGACTTTAGGCTTGTCACTGGCATTGGCAGCCGTAGTATTTGCTGTGATCTCCTGCCAAAAGGAGAGTAGTAATAATTCAGGTACTTCAACCCTTAATATACGGTTGACAGATGCGCCCACGCATTTTGATGAAGTGAATGTTGACATCCGGGAGGTGCGGGTGAAATTTTCCGACGATACACTCAGCACCGGTGGATGGGTAACATTGAATACCTATCCCGGCATCTACAACCTGCTGGATTATCAGAACGGGGTAGACACGTTGCTGGCTACCGGGGCATTCCCCACCGAAGTGGTAAAAGAGATCCGGTTCATACTGGGACCCAATAATACCATCGTTGATACACTCGGGGTTGTTCATGCGCTGACCATACCCAGTGGCGCCGAATCGGGACTAAAGATCAAAGTAAATAAGAGACTCCAGGAAACCCTTGAAACGATCATTATTGATTTTGATGCTGCCCTGTCTGTTAAACAGGAGGGAAACGGCGATTACAAGTTAAGACCCGTTTTAAGAGTCAGATAA